A genomic window from Hyalangium gracile includes:
- a CDS encoding ATP-binding protein: MSFFRSLRGKVLLFFLLIDLATVGALIFTVSGNAREALEQSIGEQLRLESRISSTDIEEELAFKWSFMQSLAGNTFLINSVTEPRGHEAYLAPFMQRLQLPGLGGEVSDVWVLDAGGRVIARNGLHPAHPESSVDFAREPWWPGVSTGQPAVALVQREGRSRLLYGLPLSSQGRTLGAVVSEFDVALLRETAAREGFGVTLLSEQGPLFGPLSPEALRRVWNPRAVSGEDSTFLLGDTFYLVAPLKGFSREHGLVWSLVLSAPAERILRPLQELRQRMMGAGAVLAVVFAGLVIWGTRLLLRPLGRIEGTLRRIVDGGDLSQRVRLQSRDELGSIARTFDQMMEKLEHRTAELERSRDELALLAHITSASPAAIAMCDLQGHAHVWNEAAARLFGWSQEEISERPFLERLVPASQQGALAELMTRSGSEGPVESEVGLLSRTQGAIPVQLLVTRIADAAAQPLGYVFIMRDQREVKRLRESLVQSEKMAAMGTLVAGLSHELNNPLGIILGFAQGMARRSTLDDGSRTAVAAIERQAQRCAQLVRALLDFSRNKVPFRERVAVPDLFARLRELVQGQARRANIELEILTPPGELPELEVCVQEIESALLNLLANALDATPSGGSVSMSARAVAQDTGIEVVVTDTGCGMSEEVLQRAFDPFFTTKPVGQGTGLGLSITRNIVEAHGGAIDVKTAPGAGTTVRLWLPAAGAPPQAQRMEATAWK; encoded by the coding sequence GTGAGCTTCTTCCGGAGCCTGCGAGGCAAGGTCCTCCTGTTCTTCCTCCTCATCGACCTGGCCACGGTGGGGGCGCTGATCTTCACCGTCTCCGGCAACGCGCGCGAGGCGCTCGAGCAGAGCATCGGCGAGCAACTGCGGCTCGAGTCGCGCATCTCCTCCACGGACATCGAGGAGGAGCTGGCCTTCAAGTGGTCCTTCATGCAGTCGCTGGCGGGCAACACGTTCCTGATCAACAGCGTCACCGAGCCGCGGGGACATGAGGCGTACCTCGCGCCCTTCATGCAGCGGCTGCAGCTGCCGGGCCTGGGCGGAGAGGTGTCGGACGTGTGGGTGCTGGATGCGGGCGGGCGCGTCATCGCGCGCAACGGGCTGCACCCGGCCCACCCGGAGAGCTCCGTCGACTTCGCGCGCGAGCCCTGGTGGCCGGGCGTGAGCACTGGCCAGCCCGCCGTCGCGCTGGTCCAGCGAGAGGGCCGCTCGCGCCTGCTGTATGGCCTGCCCCTCTCGTCCCAGGGGCGTACCCTGGGCGCGGTGGTGTCCGAGTTCGACGTCGCGCTGCTGCGCGAGACGGCCGCGCGGGAGGGCTTCGGTGTCACGCTGCTGTCCGAGCAGGGGCCGCTCTTCGGGCCGCTCTCCCCGGAGGCGCTGCGGCGGGTGTGGAACCCCAGGGCCGTCTCGGGCGAGGACTCCACCTTCCTGCTCGGGGACACCTTCTACCTGGTCGCGCCGCTGAAGGGCTTCTCGCGCGAGCACGGGCTGGTCTGGTCGCTGGTGCTCTCCGCGCCGGCCGAGCGCATCCTCCGGCCGCTCCAGGAATTGCGCCAGCGCATGATGGGAGCGGGCGCCGTCCTGGCGGTGGTGTTCGCCGGGCTGGTCATCTGGGGCACCCGGCTGCTGCTGCGGCCGCTCGGGCGCATCGAGGGCACCCTGCGGCGCATCGTCGACGGAGGGGACCTGAGCCAGCGCGTCCGGCTCCAGTCCCGGGACGAGCTGGGCTCCATCGCCCGGACGTTCGACCAGATGATGGAGAAGCTCGAGCACCGCACGGCGGAGCTGGAGCGCTCCCGGGACGAGCTGGCGCTGCTGGCCCACATCACCTCGGCCTCTCCGGCCGCCATCGCGATGTGTGACTTACAGGGCCACGCCCACGTGTGGAACGAGGCCGCAGCGCGCCTCTTCGGGTGGAGCCAGGAGGAGATCTCCGAGCGGCCCTTCCTGGAGCGGCTGGTGCCGGCCAGCCAGCAGGGCGCGCTGGCCGAGCTCATGACGCGCTCGGGCAGCGAGGGGCCGGTGGAGTCCGAGGTGGGGCTGCTGAGCCGCACGCAGGGCGCCATCCCGGTGCAGCTGCTGGTGACGCGCATCGCGGACGCGGCCGCCCAGCCCCTGGGTTATGTCTTCATCATGCGCGACCAGCGCGAGGTGAAGCGCCTGCGCGAGTCGCTCGTGCAGTCGGAAAAGATGGCGGCCATGGGCACGCTGGTCGCGGGCCTGTCGCACGAGCTCAACAACCCGCTGGGCATCATCCTCGGCTTCGCGCAGGGGATGGCGCGGCGCTCCACGCTGGATGACGGCTCGCGCACGGCGGTGGCCGCCATCGAGCGGCAGGCCCAGCGCTGCGCGCAGCTCGTCCGGGCGCTGCTGGACTTCTCGCGCAACAAGGTGCCCTTCCGCGAGCGCGTCGCGGTGCCGGACCTCTTCGCCAGGCTGCGCGAGCTGGTCCAGGGACAGGCGCGGCGCGCCAACATCGAGCTGGAGATCCTCACGCCGCCCGGCGAGCTGCCCGAGCTGGAGGTCTGCGTGCAGGAGATCGAGTCGGCGCTGCTCAACCTCCTGGCGAACGCGCTGGATGCCACGCCGAGCGGTGGCTCGGTGAGCATGAGTGCCCGGGCGGTGGCGCAGGACACCGGCATCGAGGTGGTCGTCACGGACACCGGCTGTGGCATGTCCGAGGAAGTGCTCCAGAGGGCCTTCGACCCGTTCTTCACGACGAAGCCTGTCGGCCAGGGGACAGGGCTCGGCTTGTCCATTACAAGGAACATCGTCGAGGCGCACGGGGGCGCCATCGACGTGAAGACGGCCCCGGGAGCAGGGACGACGGTCCGGCTGTGGCTCCCGGCGGCAGGCGCGCCCCCCCAGGCGCAGCGCATGGAGGCGACCGCATGGAAATGA
- the nudC gene encoding NAD(+) diphosphatase — translation MNTPRFIPGHEPPARGREQALLFAAHGLELLVEERDGALCFPKGAVLPELAQAGHFLGTLDGVDCYAAPYPKGQEPPPGLKLMGARGLFLKVDEVLLSVAGRALAIAEWDITHRFCGRDGTPTQLVPGERSRKCPACRTPFYPRISPAVIVLITRGDTMLLARAPQFPEPFFSTLAGFVEPGESLEEAVAREVKEEVGVELQNLRYFGSQPWPFGRSLMVGFTAEYAGGELRIDGREIAEARWFTIDELPRIPPRVSIARALIDSFIARVKASRGPPAP, via the coding sequence GTGAACACCCCTCGTTTCATCCCGGGCCATGAGCCCCCCGCTCGCGGTCGTGAGCAGGCCCTGCTCTTCGCCGCGCACGGGCTGGAGCTGCTCGTCGAGGAGCGCGATGGCGCCCTCTGCTTTCCCAAGGGCGCCGTGCTCCCGGAGCTGGCCCAGGCCGGGCACTTCCTCGGCACGCTGGATGGCGTGGACTGCTACGCGGCGCCCTACCCGAAAGGGCAGGAGCCGCCCCCGGGCCTGAAGCTGATGGGCGCGCGCGGCCTGTTCCTCAAGGTGGACGAGGTGCTGCTCTCGGTCGCCGGCCGGGCCCTGGCCATCGCCGAGTGGGACATCACCCACCGCTTCTGCGGCCGGGACGGCACGCCCACGCAGCTGGTGCCCGGCGAGCGCTCGCGCAAGTGTCCCGCCTGCCGCACGCCGTTCTACCCGCGCATCTCCCCGGCCGTCATCGTGCTCATCACCCGCGGGGACACCATGCTGCTGGCGCGCGCGCCACAGTTCCCCGAGCCCTTCTTCAGCACGCTGGCGGGCTTCGTGGAGCCCGGCGAGTCCCTGGAGGAGGCCGTGGCGCGCGAGGTGAAGGAGGAGGTCGGCGTGGAGCTCCAGAACCTGCGCTACTTCGGCAGCCAGCCGTGGCCCTTCGGGCGCTCGCTCATGGTGGGCTTCACCGCCGAGTACGCGGGCGGAGAGCTGCGCATCGACGGGCGGGAGATCGCCGAGGCGCGCTGGTTCACCATCGACGAGCTGCCGCGCATTCCTCCCCGCGTGAGCATCGCGCGAGCCCTCATCGACAGCTTCATCGCGAGGGTGAAGGCCAGCCGGGGGCCGCCGGCTCCGTAG
- a CDS encoding sensor histidine kinase yields MPRSEGEPAQPQAASDASARGSALKRERAVVGMATTNLPFWGIDVLSSPARVPWDTLAIRASWAVLTLASLWVVHRVVSPVRRGMVGWLITGLLLPNVCLSLVIWRLGGSQSPTFAWLCALPMMGISLSMGAVYRSLWSAVACLVSGLTLLVLEGQPVSRVATWGLLIGASGLVAVQASYFYARMKRERAEAESHRRATQEALSATQQRAQEADRLAQVGRLVAGVAHEVNNPLAFIQANLRFLQEELPREGRFTPDHAAALKETQEGVARIQQIVQDLTRMARGATEAEAARQPSPCPLPTVIEESMRLASVRLKKLAVEVEVPPEVPLVRADARRLGQVLLNLLLNAADALEEARVAGPRVALKVQARRERVCLVLEDNGPGFAPEHLPRLFTPFFTTKAQGKGTGLGLALSREYVEGFGGSLSAENRPEGGARFTVELLSA; encoded by the coding sequence GTGCCCCGCAGTGAGGGGGAACCCGCCCAGCCGCAGGCCGCGTCGGACGCCAGCGCGCGAGGCTCCGCGCTGAAGCGGGAGCGCGCGGTGGTGGGAATGGCCACCACGAACCTGCCCTTCTGGGGCATCGACGTGCTGTCCTCGCCGGCCCGGGTGCCGTGGGACACGCTGGCCATCCGCGCCAGCTGGGCGGTGCTGACGCTGGCGAGCCTGTGGGTGGTGCACCGCGTGGTGTCGCCCGTGCGCCGCGGCATGGTGGGGTGGCTCATCACCGGGCTGCTGCTGCCCAACGTCTGCCTGTCGCTGGTCATCTGGCGGCTGGGAGGCAGCCAGAGCCCCACGTTCGCGTGGCTGTGCGCGCTGCCGATGATGGGCATCTCCCTGTCGATGGGGGCGGTGTACCGCTCGCTGTGGAGCGCGGTGGCCTGCCTGGTGTCGGGGCTCACGCTGCTGGTGCTGGAGGGGCAGCCGGTGTCGCGGGTGGCCACGTGGGGGCTGCTCATCGGCGCCTCGGGGCTGGTGGCGGTGCAGGCCTCGTACTTCTACGCGCGGATGAAGCGCGAGCGCGCGGAGGCCGAGTCCCACCGGCGGGCCACGCAGGAGGCGCTGAGCGCCACGCAGCAGCGGGCGCAGGAGGCGGACCGGCTGGCGCAGGTGGGGCGGCTGGTGGCCGGCGTGGCGCACGAGGTGAACAACCCGCTGGCCTTCATCCAGGCCAACCTGCGCTTCCTCCAGGAGGAGCTGCCGCGCGAGGGCCGCTTCACGCCGGACCACGCGGCGGCGCTGAAGGAGACGCAGGAGGGCGTGGCGCGCATCCAGCAGATCGTCCAGGACCTCACGCGGATGGCGCGCGGCGCCACGGAGGCCGAGGCCGCTCGCCAGCCGAGCCCCTGCCCGCTGCCGACCGTCATCGAGGAGAGCATGCGGCTGGCCTCGGTGCGGCTCAAGAAGCTGGCGGTGGAGGTGGAGGTGCCCCCCGAGGTGCCGCTGGTGCGGGCGGACGCTCGGCGGCTGGGGCAGGTGCTGCTCAACCTGCTGCTCAACGCGGCGGACGCCCTGGAGGAGGCGCGCGTGGCGGGGCCGCGGGTGGCGCTCAAGGTGCAGGCGCGGCGGGAGCGGGTGTGCCTGGTGCTGGAGGACAACGGGCCGGGCTTCGCGCCCGAGCACCTGCCGCGGCTGTTCACACCCTTCTTCACCACCAAGGCGCAGGGCAAGGGCACGGGGCTGGGGCTGGCGCTCTCGCGCGAGTACGTGGAGGGGTTCGGCGGCTCGCTGAGCGCGGAGAACCGCCCGGAGGGAGGCGCGCGCTTCACCGTGGAGTTGCTCTCGGCGTGA
- a CDS encoding GIY-YIG nuclease family protein: MLRCRDGTLYTGATNDLERRVATHGRGKGAAYTRARLPVTLVWSEPAEDRSAALRREAALKRLSRLEKLQLIAPVRRRRRAPSRA; this comes from the coding sequence ATGCTGCGCTGCCGGGATGGGACGCTCTACACCGGCGCCACCAACGACCTGGAGCGCCGGGTGGCCACGCACGGGCGGGGCAAGGGCGCCGCGTACACCCGGGCCCGCCTGCCAGTGACGCTGGTGTGGAGCGAGCCCGCGGAGGACCGAAGCGCCGCCCTGCGCCGCGAGGCCGCCCTCAAGCGCCTGTCCCGGCTCGAGAAGCTCCAGCTGATTGCCCCCGTGCGCCGACGCCGGCGCGCCCCTTCACGGGCCTGA
- a CDS encoding CBS domain-containing protein, producing the protein MQQHGMSEEMTASVTVTVLPTDTLLCALRVMKEHQLRLLPVVEETGALLGLISEAHILEAWEDDPLLLVSEVMAGCGLPEEEEEPWEGIRLPLAVGWEWAEQPSSN; encoded by the coding sequence ATGCAGCAGCACGGGATGAGCGAGGAAATGACGGCATCGGTTACTGTCACCGTTTTACCCACAGACACGCTTCTGTGTGCCCTGCGGGTCATGAAGGAGCACCAGCTTCGGCTGCTTCCTGTCGTGGAAGAGACGGGAGCGCTCCTGGGGCTGATCAGCGAGGCTCACATTCTCGAAGCCTGGGAAGATGATCCGCTCCTCCTCGTCTCCGAGGTGATGGCCGGGTGTGGCCTGCCCGAGGAAGAAGAGGAGCCGTGGGAGGGAATCCGGTTGCCCCTCGCGGTGGGCTGGGAGTGGGCGGAGCAGCCCTCCAGCAACTGA